The following proteins are encoded in a genomic region of Methanobrevibacter gottschalkii DSM 11977:
- a CDS encoding MptD family putative ECF transporter S component — protein MSEILNVKDLITVGIFSVIMVVLIFLFGMLGYIPILMLALPIIAALICGVPYMLFLTRVTKFGMVTLLGLVLGIVMFLSGHTWVPIVIFTLFAFVADCILKMGDYSSVKNSIISYSCFIVGIMGNMLPFFVLRDYFIGSIRNSMGNDYVNVIAPFLNYEVFIILVILTFIFGLISAYLGKIVLKKHFERAGIA, from the coding sequence ATGAGTGAAATATTAAATGTGAAAGATTTGATTACTGTTGGTATTTTTTCAGTGATTATGGTGGTATTGATATTCCTGTTTGGAATGTTGGGATATATTCCAATATTGATGTTGGCTCTTCCGATTATTGCTGCATTAATATGTGGAGTTCCATATATGCTGTTTTTAACAAGAGTAACAAAATTTGGAATGGTGACATTGCTGGGTTTAGTTTTAGGAATTGTAATGTTTTTAAGTGGTCACACATGGGTGCCTATTGTAATATTTACGTTATTTGCATTTGTTGCAGATTGCATATTAAAAATGGGCGATTATTCATCTGTTAAAAATTCAATTATTAGTTATAGTTGTTTTATAGTAGGTATTATGGGTAATATGCTACCATTTTTTGTTTTAAGGGATTATTTCATTGGATCTATACGTAATTCAATGGGTAATGATTATGTGAATGTGATTGCACCATTTTTAAATTATGAAGTTTTTATAATTCTAGTTATTTTAACATTTATTTTTGGTTTAATAAGTGCATATCTTGGTAAAATAGTATTGAAAAAACACTTTGAAAGAGCGGGAATAGCTTAG
- a CDS encoding ABC transporter ATP-binding protein, which translates to MLSELFIERFGLTKEGSDNLIKGIIYTALQNISFMFPVGLYAALLYIWINPLMGGEIISPDLGIFILGILIILGIIFAFSWKQYHFVYNTTYVESTNRRINLGENLRKLPLSFFERRDLADLTATIMNDCTDLEHVFSHAIPQLLGSILSLILVSIGLLIFDWRLAVALLWVVPVSFIILYISKRMIYRGSKIVTNDLLECGDSMQECIDSIRDLKSYNYENEYLSKLNDITSKIEKSRIKSELMLSSGVITGKVILNLGIVSVILLGSNLIMNGQVTIYTFLIFLIASATIYAPVENGLMFLSEILMMDIKIERAKEIEMLVTEEGLKDYSLDGYDLEFRNVKFNYDNLKDVLSDIDFIAKQGEVTALVGPSGGGKSTVSKLAARFWDPVSGEVSIGGQNLAELDSEKLLENFSIVFQDVILFNNTIMENIRVGKKDASDDEVINAAKLAECEEFVQKLPNGYNTIIGENGELLSGGQRQRISIARALLKNANIVLLDEATSFLDVENESKIQKAISTLIKNKTVIIIAHRMRTIANADKIVVLDDGRIVEQGSPDELLAQNGLFKHMVELQKLSGKWEI; encoded by the coding sequence ATGTTATCTGAATTGTTTATTGAAAGATTTGGATTAACAAAAGAGGGTTCTGATAATTTAATTAAAGGAATTATTTACACTGCACTTCAAAATATTTCATTCATGTTTCCAGTTGGATTATATGCTGCACTGTTATATATCTGGATTAATCCTTTAATGGGTGGGGAAATAATCAGTCCTGATTTAGGAATATTTATTTTAGGCATTTTGATTATACTTGGAATTATATTTGCATTTTCATGGAAACAGTATCATTTTGTATATAATACAACTTATGTTGAAAGTACAAACAGACGAATAAATTTAGGTGAAAATTTAAGAAAATTGCCTCTTTCATTTTTTGAAAGAAGGGATTTAGCTGATTTAACTGCAACAATTATGAACGATTGCACTGATTTGGAACATGTGTTCTCACATGCAATTCCTCAATTGCTTGGTTCAATATTATCATTAATTTTAGTGTCCATTGGTCTTCTGATCTTTGACTGGAGATTAGCCGTAGCACTTTTATGGGTAGTTCCAGTATCATTTATAATACTGTATATTTCAAAAAGAATGATTTACAGAGGTAGTAAAATTGTAACAAATGATTTGCTTGAATGCGGAGATTCAATGCAGGAATGTATAGATTCAATTCGTGATTTAAAATCATATAATTATGAAAATGAGTATTTATCTAAATTAAATGATATTACCAGCAAAATAGAAAAATCAAGAATTAAATCAGAATTAATGCTTTCAAGTGGAGTTATTACTGGAAAAGTAATTTTAAATCTTGGAATAGTTTCTGTCATATTATTAGGTTCAAATCTAATCATGAATGGTCAGGTAACAATTTATACTTTTTTAATATTCCTGATAGCTTCTGCAACTATTTATGCTCCAGTTGAAAATGGATTAATGTTTTTGTCTGAAATATTGATGATGGATATTAAAATTGAAAGAGCAAAGGAAATAGAAATGCTTGTTACAGAAGAGGGTCTTAAAGATTATTCTCTTGATGGTTATGATTTGGAATTTAGAAATGTTAAATTTAACTATGATAATTTAAAAGATGTTTTATCTGATATTGATTTTATTGCAAAACAAGGTGAAGTGACTGCACTTGTCGGACCTTCAGGAGGAGGTAAATCAACGGTTTCAAAACTCGCAGCAAGATTTTGGGATCCGGTTTCTGGTGAAGTTTCAATTGGAGGGCAAAATCTGGCAGAATTGGATTCAGAAAAACTCCTTGAAAACTTTTCGATTGTATTTCAGGATGTAATTTTATTTAATAATACAATCATGGAGAATATTCGTGTTGGAAAAAAAGATGCAAGTGATGATGAAGTGATTAATGCAGCAAAACTTGCAGAATGTGAGGAATTCGTTCAAAAACTTCCGAATGGATATAATACTATTATCGGTGAAAATGGTGAGTTATTATCCGGAGGTCAGAGACAAAGAATTTCTATTGCAAGAGCTTTACTTAAAAATGCCAATATTGTCCTTTTAGATGAAGCAACTTCATTTTTGGATGTTGAAAATGAATCTAAAATTCAAAAGGCTATTTCAACATTAATTAAAAATAAAACGGTCATTATCATTGCACATAGGATGCGTACAATCGCAAATGCAGATAAAATCGTTGTCTTGGATGATGGTAGGATTGTTGAGCAAGGTTCACCAGATGAATTGCTTGCTCAAAATGGATTATTTAAACATATGGTTGAATTACAAAAATTAAGCGGTAAATGGGAGATATAA
- the argC gene encoding N-acetyl-gamma-glutamyl-phosphate reductase encodes MKNVAIVGASGYTGGELLRMLSVHPEVEVTEITSRKLDGQPVHKTHPHIRDTGLVFKDKKPSDIDADVIFTATPHGASMKIVPELLETGAKVVDLSGDYRYRNTEVYEKWYGMKHTDKKNKGAFGLPELYRDEIEKANLVSNPGCFPTGAILSSYPLVKNDLVEKIVIDSKSGVSGAGVTPSGTTHYPNIADNVNPYKISAHRHTSEIQQELHGFDDVKVSFTPHLVPVNRGIQTTSHSFLKEEHLDITPDEIRSLYEEEYGDEYFIKLMDEGEIPHLSSVRGSNFVHIGGFEIDETGRIVMLSCIDNLVKGASGQAIQNMNIVLGLKEQLGLQHLGIYP; translated from the coding sequence ATGAAAAATGTAGCAATCGTAGGAGCAAGCGGATATACCGGAGGAGAGCTTTTAAGAATGCTTAGTGTGCATCCGGAAGTTGAAGTGACTGAGATTACATCAAGAAAATTGGACGGACAGCCGGTTCATAAAACCCATCCCCATATCAGAGATACAGGATTAGTATTTAAAGACAAGAAACCATCTGATATAGATGCTGATGTAATCTTTACTGCAACTCCCCATGGCGCATCAATGAAAATTGTTCCAGAACTTTTAGAAACTGGCGCTAAAGTAGTTGATTTAAGTGGAGATTACAGATATCGCAATACTGAAGTTTATGAAAAATGGTACGGAATGAAACATACTGATAAAAAAAATAAAGGTGCTTTTGGACTTCCTGAATTATACAGAGATGAAATTGAAAAAGCTAATTTGGTATCAAATCCAGGATGCTTCCCAACCGGTGCAATTTTATCATCATATCCTCTTGTTAAAAATGATTTGGTTGAAAAAATTGTCATTGATTCAAAATCTGGAGTTAGTGGAGCTGGTGTAACCCCTTCCGGAACTACACATTATCCGAATATTGCAGACAATGTAAATCCATATAAAATTTCTGCACATAGGCACACATCAGAGATTCAGCAAGAATTACATGGATTTGATGATGTTAAAGTTTCATTTACCCCTCATTTAGTACCAGTCAATAGAGGAATTCAAACTACAAGTCACAGTTTCTTAAAAGAAGAACATCTGGACATTACTCCTGATGAAATCAGATCATTATATGAAGAAGAATACGGAGACGAGTACTTTATTAAACTTATGGATGAAGGTGAAATTCCGCATTTAAGTTCAGTTAGAGGATCTAACTTTGTACATATCGGAGGGTTTGAGATTGATGAAACTGGTAGAATCGTAATGTTATCCTGTATTGATAACCTTGTGAAAGGCGCATCAGGTCAAGCTATTCAAAATATGAATATTGTTCTTGGCCTTAAAGAACAATTAGGGTTACAACATTTAGGTATTTATCCTTGA
- a CDS encoding ABC transporter ATP-binding protein, with amino-acid sequence MSNNQNKNKFIRLLNYSGNYKYLTILGMIFSGLSAISLLVPFIYIWNVVNALLVVAPDFAKAQNLESYAVGAFFYAFLGIALNFCGLMCTHLSAFKNEKNMKDATINHLLNLPLGYFSNHTSGGLRKVIDFSTAKTEGFLAHNLFDLVGAIVTPIVFLILLFSFDLLLGLICIIPIILCFLFMYPMFSKDSQNIMAQYQSYLEKMNSEAVEYVRGIPVTKAFQQTVYSFRNFIDAIKNYGKFAADYSLSTQLPMTAFTVSINGFFALLIPAGILIAGTLVDVKFLANFIFYVIFTPICAVMMNKIMTISQDWMLASYALDGIEAILNEKPLAEPANPQKPKNHSIKFEGVFFDYEESNSEEHILNDINLKINENDSVALVGPSGGGKTTIASLIPRFWDVDEGSIKIGEVDVRDISTKDLMENISFVFQNTRLFKDSIYNNVAIGKKGASREEILNALSLAQCDDIIDELPDGIDTVIGTEGTYLSGGQQQRIALARAILKDAPIIILDEATALADPENEYMIQKAISEITKDKTVIMIAHRLSTVKNVDKIYVVENGRVVEEGNHSTLVENEGLYSKMWDEFNRSIQWKVKSEVI; translated from the coding sequence ATGTCAAATAATCAAAATAAGAATAAATTCATACGATTGCTTAATTATTCGGGAAATTATAAATATTTAACTATTTTAGGTATGATTTTTTCAGGTTTAAGTGCAATTTCTCTTTTAGTCCCATTCATATACATATGGAATGTGGTAAATGCACTTTTAGTTGTAGCTCCAGACTTTGCTAAAGCACAGAATTTGGAAAGTTATGCGGTTGGTGCGTTTTTCTATGCATTTTTAGGGATTGCCTTAAACTTTTGCGGTTTAATGTGCACTCACTTATCTGCATTTAAAAATGAGAAAAACATGAAAGATGCTACTATCAATCATCTGTTAAATTTGCCTTTAGGTTATTTCTCAAACCACACTAGTGGCGGCTTAAGAAAAGTAATTGATTTTAGTACTGCAAAAACTGAAGGATTTTTAGCTCATAATTTATTTGATCTGGTAGGAGCAATAGTCACACCAATTGTATTTTTAATATTGTTATTCAGTTTTGATTTGTTGCTTGGATTAATATGTATTATTCCAATTATACTATGTTTCTTATTCATGTATCCAATGTTTTCTAAAGATTCACAAAACATTATGGCCCAGTATCAAAGTTACTTGGAAAAAATGAATTCTGAAGCGGTTGAATATGTAAGGGGAATTCCAGTTACAAAAGCATTCCAACAAACTGTATATTCATTTAGAAACTTCATTGATGCAATTAAAAATTACGGAAAATTCGCTGCAGATTATTCTCTATCAACACAACTTCCAATGACTGCATTTACAGTATCCATCAATGGATTTTTTGCTTTATTAATTCCTGCAGGCATATTAATTGCAGGAACTCTTGTTGATGTTAAATTTTTAGCTAATTTTATTTTCTATGTGATTTTCACACCGATATGTGCTGTGATGATGAATAAGATAATGACAATTTCACAAGATTGGATGCTTGCAAGTTATGCATTGGATGGTATTGAAGCTATTTTAAATGAAAAACCATTAGCAGAACCGGCAAACCCGCAGAAACCTAAAAATCATTCAATTAAATTTGAAGGAGTATTTTTCGACTATGAAGAATCAAACTCTGAAGAACATATATTAAATGATATTAATCTTAAAATAAACGAAAATGATTCTGTTGCGTTAGTTGGGCCATCAGGTGGAGGAAAAACAACTATTGCATCATTAATTCCAAGATTTTGGGATGTGGATGAAGGTTCAATTAAAATTGGTGAAGTTGATGTGAGAGATATATCAACAAAAGACTTAATGGAGAATATTTCTTTTGTATTTCAGAATACTAGGTTATTTAAAGATTCAATTTATAATAATGTAGCTATTGGCAAAAAAGGCGCTTCAAGAGAAGAAATTCTAAATGCATTAAGTCTTGCTCAATGTGATGATATTATTGATGAGTTGCCGGATGGAATTGATACAGTAATTGGAACAGAGGGAACTTATCTTTCAGGAGGTCAACAACAAAGAATCGCTCTTGCAAGGGCAATTTTAAAAGATGCTCCAATTATTATTTTAGATGAAGCAACTGCATTGGCGGATCCCGAAAATGAATACATGATTCAAAAAGCTATTTCGGAAATTACCAAAGATAAAACGGTTATAATGATTGCTCATAGGTTATCTACAGTTAAAAATGTGGATAAGATTTATGTGGTTGAAAACGGAAGAGTTGTGGAAGAAGGTAATCACAGTACTTTAGTTGAAAATGAAGGTCTTTATTCTAAAATGTGGGATGAATTCAACAGATCTATTCAATGGAAAGTTAAAAGTGAGGTGATATAA
- a CDS encoding GMC family oxidoreductase N-terminal domain-containing protein, with product MIVIVGTGAGGGILAREIAKEGIDVTILEKGPYIHSKDAFNYYDTYSGDVDLLTTTCIGGSTIVSMSNMVRALDDELLDYDIDLSDAYEYVEDLINVHPIDDSHIGKGTKAFLDAGNELGLQTMKMPKAIREEECIQCGKCAFGCPVDAKFSGKDFIDEAVEYGAALICEADVREVTSNDGVVYGVKYIKDGKEEIIKADKVVLSAGAIGSTLILRKSGISKAGREIFFDPFVSVGGYLKDVNFNSEVQMAGLIIGKNFVLAPHYSSFIPGNIDDDSVTENDILSIMVKTSDECKGYVTDDGDVVKINTIQDIRYLAEGTATAGFVLERAGVDPNTIGSTVYRGAHPGGTAKIGEIVNSNLETEIDNLFVCDASVLPISPGKPPILTILALSKRLADYLKN from the coding sequence ATGATTGTTATTGTAGGAACTGGTGCTGGTGGAGGAATATTGGCCCGTGAAATTGCAAAAGAAGGTATTGATGTAACAATTTTGGAAAAAGGACCATACATACATTCAAAAGATGCATTTAATTATTATGATACGTATTCTGGTGATGTTGATTTACTCACAACTACTTGCATTGGCGGTTCAACAATTGTATCCATGTCGAACATGGTAAGGGCACTTGATGATGAATTATTGGATTATGATATTGATTTATCTGATGCCTATGAATATGTTGAAGATTTGATTAATGTACATCCTATTGATGATTCTCATATTGGAAAAGGCACTAAGGCATTTTTAGATGCAGGTAATGAACTTGGCCTTCAAACAATGAAAATGCCAAAAGCAATTAGGGAAGAAGAATGTATTCAATGTGGAAAATGCGCATTCGGTTGTCCTGTTGATGCTAAATTTTCTGGAAAAGATTTCATCGATGAAGCAGTTGAATATGGTGCAGCACTGATTTGTGAAGCTGATGTTCGTGAAGTAACAAGTAATGATGGTGTTGTATATGGTGTAAAATATATTAAAGATGGTAAAGAAGAAATCATAAAGGCTGATAAGGTTGTATTGTCTGCTGGTGCAATTGGTTCAACTTTAATTTTAAGAAAATCCGGAATTTCCAAAGCGGGCCGTGAAATATTCTTTGATCCATTTGTAAGTGTTGGAGGATACTTAAAAGATGTTAACTTCAATAGTGAAGTACAAATGGCAGGTCTTATAATAGGTAAAAATTTTGTTCTGGCACCTCATTATTCCTCATTTATTCCGGGAAACATTGATGATGATTCAGTAACTGAAAATGATATCCTTAGTATAATGGTAAAAACCTCTGATGAATGTAAAGGCTATGTAACCGACGATGGTGATGTTGTTAAAATCAATACCATTCAGGATATAAGATATCTGGCTGAAGGAACTGCAACTGCAGGTTTTGTTCTAGAACGTGCTGGTGTTGATCCAAACACTATTGGTTCAACGGTGTATAGGGGAGCACATCCTGGGGGAACTGCAAAAATTGGTGAAATAGTAAACAGTAATTTGGAAACAGAAATTGACAATTTATTTGTCTGTGATGCAAGTGTATTGCCAATATCTCCCGGTAAACCTCCAATATTAACAATACTTGCATTATCTAAAAGATTAGCGGACTATTTAAAGAATTAG
- the pyrI gene encoding aspartate carbamoyltransferase regulatory subunit has product MANNKSELKIKAIENGTVIDHITANKTLHILKILGLPDNETKNITVAMNVSSKELGRKDILKIENRELGHEELNQVALIAPEATINIIRDFKPIKKNKIVLPKKITSIIKCTNPKCITNYENEPITTIFNVVTENPPVVRCHYCEKLIKTEDIYKQFE; this is encoded by the coding sequence ATGGCTAACAACAAATCCGAATTAAAAATCAAAGCTATTGAGAATGGTACTGTTATCGACCATATTACAGCCAATAAAACATTGCACATCCTTAAAATATTAGGTCTTCCGGACAATGAAACAAAAAATATCACTGTAGCTATGAATGTGTCTTCCAAAGAACTTGGTAGAAAAGACATTCTAAAAATTGAAAATAGGGAATTGGGCCATGAAGAACTTAATCAAGTTGCTTTAATTGCCCCGGAAGCTACAATTAATATTATTAGGGATTTTAAACCTATTAAAAAAAATAAGATTGTACTGCCCAAAAAGATTACATCAATCATTAAGTGTACAAATCCAAAATGCATTACTAACTATGAAAATGAACCAATAACCACAATTTTTAATGTTGTTACTGAAAATCCTCCTGTAGTCAGATGTCACTATTGTGAAAAATTAATAAAAACAGAAGATATTTATAAACAATTTGAATAA
- a CDS encoding flavodoxin family protein — MATLIIYYSQSGKTELVAHTLAKNLRANVLRIQDLKNRNGFKNKFIASISAFRESKTDITPARVDLTDYDTIIFGTPTWAGNPTPAILTIIDRCNLTGKDVILFATMDGSRGDTNIERLEEKVKMRGARVIESFTIATKDKDSEKLITDTEAVIEMKDLKMYTR; from the coding sequence ATGGCTACACTAATAATTTATTATTCGCAAAGTGGGAAAACTGAATTAGTAGCTCATACTTTAGCAAAAAATCTAAGAGCAAATGTATTAAGAATTCAAGATTTGAAAAATCGAAATGGATTTAAAAATAAATTCATTGCATCAATTAGTGCATTTAGGGAAAGTAAAACAGATATTACTCCTGCAAGAGTTGATTTAACCGATTATGATACAATCATCTTTGGAACACCTACATGGGCAGGAAATCCAACTCCTGCAATTTTAACAATAATAGACAGGTGTAATTTAACTGGAAAAGATGTTATTTTATTTGCTACTATGGACGGCAGTCGTGGAGATACAAATATCGAAAGACTTGAAGAAAAAGTAAAAATGCGTGGAGCAAGAGTAATTGAAAGTTTCACCATTGCAACTAAAGATAAAGATTCTGAAAAATTAATTACAGACACTGAAGCAGTTATTGAAATGAAAGATTTAAAAATGTATACAAGGTAG
- a CDS encoding adenylyltransferase/cytidyltransferase family protein, which yields MMKVMATGTFDILHPGHVLFLKKAKELGGEDAVLAVVIARDSTVEKRKRTPIIPQEQRLEMIKSLKPVDEAYLGHAGDMFKIVEEIKPDIIAIGSDQDHNVDKLQESLDKRGINAKAMRVEDYMFGELDSTCKIIKRIKHTDFKDKTGELY from the coding sequence TTGATGAAAGTAATGGCGACCGGAACATTCGATATACTCCATCCAGGACATGTATTATTCCTCAAAAAGGCTAAGGAATTAGGTGGAGAAGATGCTGTTCTTGCAGTTGTAATAGCTAGAGATTCAACTGTTGAAAAAAGAAAAAGAACACCAATAATACCCCAAGAACAAAGACTTGAGATGATTAAAAGTCTTAAACCTGTTGATGAAGCCTATCTTGGACATGCTGGAGACATGTTTAAAATCGTTGAAGAAATTAAACCTGACATTATCGCAATAGGTTCCGATCAAGACCACAATGTTGATAAATTACAAGAATCCCTAGACAAAAGAGGAATTAATGCTAAAGCTATGCGTGTTGAGGATTATATGTTTGGAGAACTTGACAGCACTTGTAAAATTATTAAAAGAATCAAACACACAGATTTTAAAGATAAAACTGGAGAATTATACTAA
- a CDS encoding energy-coupling factor transporter transmembrane component T translates to MELKLNNNPGLNVDPRTKIILLIIISFMVFNEAPLYVSGILVLIPFFCLFFSDYKKVALIYIAVYSMAIYVQIYLIPTSTGILSIILITFSYTSSRMLPIFMMGYYTISSTKVSEFITSMENINVPKEIIIPLSVVFRYVPSVYDEIKSITNAMKMRGFGLTVKSLKSPLKMIEFYMIPILISAVKTSDELSAASLTRGLSNPRKRTHLLEVKFSKIDYFLIMIAVIGFIIFAYYFIGGH, encoded by the coding sequence GTGGAATTAAAACTAAATAATAATCCTGGTTTAAATGTGGATCCTAGAACAAAAATCATTCTTCTGATTATTATAAGTTTCATGGTTTTTAATGAGGCACCGTTATATGTTAGCGGTATTCTAGTTTTAATTCCATTTTTCTGTTTATTTTTTTCAGATTATAAAAAAGTAGCCTTAATTTATATTGCAGTATATTCAATGGCCATTTATGTTCAAATTTATTTGATTCCGACATCTACAGGTATCTTATCTATAATCTTGATAACTTTTAGTTATACCTCATCTAGGATGTTGCCTATTTTCATGATGGGGTATTATACAATATCTTCAACAAAAGTTAGTGAATTTATAACTTCAATGGAGAATATTAATGTTCCAAAAGAGATTATTATTCCTCTTTCTGTAGTTTTCAGATATGTGCCATCAGTTTATGATGAAATCAAATCAATAACTAATGCAATGAAAATGAGAGGTTTTGGTTTAACAGTTAAATCTTTAAAATCTCCTTTGAAAATGATTGAATTTTATATGATTCCTATTTTAATAAGTGCTGTTAAAACAAGTGATGAATTATCAGCAGCGTCTCTTACAAGAGGGCTTAGTAATCCTAGAAAAAGAACGCATTTACTTGAAGTTAAATTTTCTAAAATAGATTATTTTTTAATTATGATTGCGGTTATCGGGTTTATAATTTTTGCATATTATTTTATAGGAGGTCATTAA
- the hisA gene encoding 1-(5-phosphoribosyl)-5-[(5-phosphoribosylamino)methylideneamino]imidazole-4-carboxamide isomerase, whose translation MSFKKDEMLIMPAVDIKNGKCVQLVQGEPGSEMVELENPELVAKHWEDLGARNIHVIDLDGTINGIASLDTIEKILNEISIPIQLGGGIRSLDYARQLLNLDIERLIIGTMGIQHPETITELSDEYGSDRIMISLDSKDNKVVIKGWREKIDKSPVELSSEFKEYGAGSILFTNVDVEGLLGGFYTDPVVELKESVDIPIVYSGGITTIDDIKKLNESGVDGIVIGSALYKDKIDLTEALKYQKR comes from the coding sequence ATGTCATTTAAAAAAGATGAAATGTTAATCATGCCTGCAGTTGACATTAAAAATGGAAAATGTGTACAACTTGTTCAAGGCGAACCTGGAAGTGAAATGGTAGAATTAGAAAATCCTGAACTTGTTGCAAAACATTGGGAAGATTTAGGAGCCCGTAATATTCATGTTATTGACTTAGATGGAACAATTAATGGTATTGCTAGTTTGGACACTATTGAAAAAATCCTAAATGAAATCAGCATTCCAATTCAGCTTGGTGGTGGAATTAGAAGCTTGGACTATGCTCGTCAGTTATTAAACCTTGATATTGAAAGATTAATAATTGGAACAATGGGCATTCAACACCCAGAAACTATTACTGAATTATCTGATGAGTATGGATCAGATAGAATAATGATTTCACTTGACAGTAAAGACAATAAGGTAGTTATTAAAGGATGGCGGGAAAAAATTGATAAAAGTCCGGTTGAACTTTCATCTGAATTTAAAGAATATGGAGCTGGAAGTATCTTATTTACAAATGTTGATGTTGAAGGACTTTTAGGCGGATTTTACACAGATCCTGTAGTTGAGCTTAAAGAATCTGTTGATATTCCTATTGTTTATTCAGGAGGAATTACAACAATAGATGATATTAAAAAATTAAATGAAAGCGGTGTGGACGGCATAGTAATTGGTTCTGCACTTTATAAAGATAAAATTGATTTAACTGAAGCTTTAAAATATCAAAAGAGGTAA
- a CDS encoding helix-turn-helix domain-containing protein: MNEKLYELFDVVLKSEFSIKEYDDKTIIELGENSKYGKMETYSLFPGIILAYIDVNIENVEDVFIEEKMESRLLEINHCARGRYAYAVGDDKIIYFGRGDLCVSIYDLTKSLSEFPLGYYEGLEIFIDVDMADEYIKDYVPDFDLIEFYETLEKNNGFVLLRANEKIDHVIGELYDVDERIKQSYYKLKCLELLLFFSITNFTKTESFSLSKKQVKIIESVKNDLTENLETKITIDQLANKYGMSKTTLKNCFKEIYGKPIFKWRKEYRLDYACHLIEEGHYSISEISKIVGYSSHSKFSQAFREYVGCAPSKYKN; encoded by the coding sequence ATGAATGAGAAACTCTATGAATTATTTGATGTTGTGTTAAAATCTGAATTTTCAATAAAAGAGTATGATGATAAAACGATTATTGAGTTGGGTGAAAACTCAAAATATGGAAAAATGGAAACTTATTCGTTATTTCCGGGTATTATTCTTGCTTATATTGATGTGAATATTGAAAACGTGGAAGATGTTTTCATTGAAGAAAAAATGGAGTCTAGATTGCTTGAAATTAATCATTGTGCTAGGGGCAGATATGCATATGCTGTCGGTGATGATAAAATAATTTACTTTGGACGTGGAGATTTATGTGTTAGCATTTATGATTTAACGAAATCATTATCGGAGTTTCCATTAGGTTATTATGAAGGATTGGAGATTTTCATTGATGTGGATATGGCTGATGAATACATTAAAGATTATGTTCCTGATTTTGATTTGATTGAATTTTATGAAACATTGGAGAAAAATAATGGGTTTGTATTGCTGAGAGCTAATGAAAAAATTGATCATGTAATTGGTGAGCTGTATGATGTTGATGAGAGAATTAAACAATCTTATTATAAGTTAAAATGTTTGGAATTGTTATTATTTTTTTCAATTACTAATTTTACTAAAACAGAATCGTTTTCTCTTTCTAAAAAACAGGTTAAAATTATTGAAAGTGTGAAAAACGATTTGACTGAGAATCTGGAAACTAAAATAACCATTGATCAGCTTGCAAATAAATATGGCATGAGTAAAACCACTTTAAAAAATTGTTTTAAGGAAATTTATGGAAAACCTATATTTAAATGGAGAAAGGAGTATAGATTGGATTATGCTTGTCATCTGATTGAGGAAGGCCATTATTCTATTAGTGAAATTTCAAAAATTGTTGGTTATTCTTCTCATTCTAAATTTAGTCAGGCTTTTAGGGAGTATGTTGGCTGTGCACCTTCAAAATATAAAAATTAA